A genomic segment from Toxotes jaculatrix isolate fToxJac2 chromosome 6, fToxJac2.pri, whole genome shotgun sequence encodes:
- the abl2 gene encoding tyrosine-protein kinase ABL2 isoform X2 produces MGQQVGRVGEGTSTGLQPPQPHASQPHQGKGNRGSGAGRRPREPGSSTGTPPGRAAAVNVPDPGINIFTKHSALHRPFGLDSAALTEAVRWSSKENLLGAAESDPNLFVALYDFVASGDNTLSITKGEKLRVLGYNQNGEWSEVRSKNGQGWVPSNYITPVNSLEKHSWYHGPVSRSAAEYLLSSLINGSFLVRESESSPGQLSISLRYEGRVYHYRINTASDGKVYVTSESRFATLAELVHHHSTVADGLVTTLHYPAPKCNKPTVYGVSPIHDKWEMERTDITMKHKLGGGQYGEVYVGVWKKYNLTVAVKTLKEDTMEVEEFLKEAAVMKEVKHPNLVQLLGVCTLEPPFYIVTEYMPHGNLLDYLRECDKEEVNAVVLLYMATQISSAMEYLEKKNFIHRDLAARNCLVGENHVVKVADFGLSRLMTGDTYTAHAGAKFPIKWTAPESLAYNTFSIKSDVWAFGVLLWEIATYGMSPYPGIDLSQVYDLLEKGYRMEQPEGCPPKVYELMRACWQWSPLDRPSFAEIHQAFETMFHDSSISEEVAEELCKTASSGHCGPLHSFSHDMPLLPSKARTPHKHTENKENIEGGLDGRTDHGTHSHSGWASLLGGDGRSGSSPALPRKQQPRDKSPSSLLEDAQDMGTFTRDRKAGFFSSFIKKKSSSSSSSSPSSQLQQNLPTPPKRSSSFREMETQPHKKYEPTADFSAPPPLPQSDSLGGFSASPSHSHGEPTQAQSRCCGAAFGQKPSGGGLASQVTSGSSWGGFAGFFTPRLIKKTLGLRTGKTTSSEEGGSIVGGPKPFPRSNSTSSMSAGLPDLERMALTLPRNRSAKPPLERTASTTSQPENGAARPSETLLRRMDEGTAQIRERPKAKLLPRGTAVGVRAPGVGGEVGESDSLSRVREGREESGGGLDRQQSWSSPSKSSGSSASSAAAGAPTHNHKVPVLISPTLKHSPADVHLVGLDSQGNRFKLLSEHQADRDRPRLVKPKCAPPPPPTLRSLQHSYSGDGEEQVGGAPVEVNGDTLKGHRSGRTSGGATTGRPSVPPPQVPPASSSSFSSASSSSSATTNTTPTKMANGATTTASSSHTAPSAGSKVALRRTRQQAERVPLERVSREALLECAECLSSALHASAESPSSSQVLDAGHQLLDYCSGYVDCIPQMRNKFAFREAVGKLELSLQELRASSSGGGLSNVGPNTVLDNLHSCIKEISDVVQR; encoded by the exons CTCTGCACCGGCCGTTCGGCCTGGACTCTGCGGCGCTGACGGAGGCGGTGCGCTGGAGCTCCAAGGAGAACCTGCTGGGTGCGGCCGAGAGCGACCCTAACCTCTTCGTTGCACTTTATGACTTTGTCGCCAGCGGAGACAACACGCTCAGCATCACTAAAG GTGAGAAGCTGCGTGTGCTGGGCTACAACCAGAATGGAGAGTGGAGTGAAGTGCGCTCTAAGAACGGCCAGGGTTGGGTGCCCTCCAACTACATCACACCAGTCAACAGTCTGGAGAAGCATAGCTGGTACCACGGGCCCGTGTCTCGCAGCGCTGCAGAGTACCTGCTCTCATCCCTCATCAATGGGAGTTTTCTGGTCCGGGAAAGCGAGAGCAGCCCCGGACAGCTGTCCATATCCCTGCGTTATGAAGGGAGAGTGTACCACTACCGGATCAACACAGCCTCTGATGGAAAG GTGTATGTGACGTCCGAGAGCCGTTTTGCCACCCTGGCCGAGCTGGTCCACCACCACTCCACTGTAGCCGATGGCCTGGTCACCACATTGCACTACCCAGCACCCAAATGCAACAAGCCCACAGTGTACGGTGTGTCACCCATCCATGACAAGTGGGAGATGGAGCGCACAGACATCACCATGAAGCACAAGCTGGGAGGAGGCCAGTATGGGGAGGTGTATGTAGGAGTGTGGAAAAAGTACAACCTCACGGTGGCTGTCAAAACGCTCAAG GAGGACACCATGGAAGTTGAAGAATTTCTCAAAGAGGCAGCAGTTATGAAGGAGGTCAAACATCCAAACCTCGTTCAGCTTCTAG GTGTGTGCACATTGGAGCCTCCGTTTTATATTGTAACTGAGTACATGCCACACGGCAACCTACTGGACTACTTGAGAGAGTGTGACAAAGAGGAGGTGAATGCCGTGGTGCTGCTCTACATGGCCACACAGATCTCTTCTGCCATGGAATACCTGGAAAAGAAGAACTTCATACACAG GGATCTTGCGGCGAGGAACTGCCTGGTCGGGGAGAATCATGTTGTGAAGGTTGCAGACTTTGGCTTGAGCAGGTTAATGACTGGCGACACCTACACTGCTCACGCTGGGGCCAAATTTCCCATCAAATGGACCGCACCTGAGAGCCTTGCGTACAACACCTTCTCCATCAAGTCTGATGTCTGGG CATTTGGGGTGCTGCTGTGGGAAATTGCCACATATGGCATGTCTCCATATCCTGGCATCGATCTGTCTCAGGTCTATGACCTCCTGGAGAAAGGATACCGTATGGAACAACCTGAGGGATGTCCACCCAAAGTCTATGAACTCATGAGAGCAT GCTGGCAGTGGAGCCCATTGGACAGGCCTTCATTTGCAGAGATCCACCAAGCCTTCGAAACAATGTTCCATGACTCCAGCATCTCTGAAG AAGTAGCAGAGGAGCTCTGTAAGACAGCCTCCTCTGGTCACTGTGGACCATTGCACTCTTTCAGTCATGACATGCCCCTGCTGCCTTCCAAAGCTCGCACACCCCACaagcacacagaaaacaaggaaaacatcGAGGGTGGACTGGACGGACGCACTGACCACGGCACGCACAGCCACTCAG GCTGGGCTTCTTTGCTGGGAGGCGATGGACGATCAGGCAGCTCCCCAGCTCTGCCCAGAAAACAGCAGCCACGAGATAAATCTCCCAGCAGCCTTTTAGAGGATGCACAGGACATGGGCACATTTACACGAGACCGCAAGGCTGGTTTCTTTAGCTCCTTCATAAAGAAgaaatcctcctcctcttcttcatcctcaccatcctCGCAGCTCCAACAGAACCTCCCGACGCCACCCAAGAGGAGCAGTTCTTTTCGAGAGATGGAGACACAGCCTCACAAGAAATATGAACCCACTGCTGATTTCAGCGCTCCTCCTCCTTTGCCCCAGTCGGACAGTTTAGGGGgcttctctgcctctccttccCACTCCCATGGGGAGCCCACCCAGGCTCAGTCACGCTGCTGTGGGGCTGCTTTTGGACAGAAACCCTCTGGTGGAGGTCTTGCTTCACAGGTGACGAGCGGCAGCAGTTGGGGTGGGTTTGCTGGCTTTTTTACCCCCAGACTAATCAAAAAGACCCTTGGCCTACGGACAGGAAAGACAACCTCTTCTGAGGAGGGTGGAAGTATAGTTGGAGGGCCTAAACCCTTTCCTAGGTCCAATTCTACCTCCTCTATGTCGGCTGGGCTGCCAGACCTGGAGCGCATGGCTCTAACTTTACCCAGGAACCGCAGTGCTAAACCCCCTCTGGAGAGGACTGCCTCCACAACCTCTCAGCCGGAGAATGGGGCTGCACGGCCCTCAGAAACTCTGCTGAGGAGGATGGATGAGGGGACCGCACAGATCAGGGAAAGGCCCAAAGCTAAGCTACTACCCCGGGGGACTGCTGTAGGGGTGAGGGCACCAGGAGTTGGGGGGGAAGTGGGGGAATCGGACAGTCTCTCCCGGGTCAGGGAGGGTAGAGAGGAGAGTGGGGGAGGACTGGACAGGCAGCAGAGTTGGTCATCTCCCTCTAAGTCTTCTGGTTCGAGTGCatcctcagctgcagcaggtgcaCCGACTCACAACCACAAAGTTCCAGTCCTGATCTCCCCCACGCTGAAGCACAGCCCAGCTGACGTGCACCTGGTCGGGCTAGACTCTCAGGGGAACCGCTTCAAACTGCTGTCTGAGCACCAAGCAGACCGGGACAGGCCGCGGCTTGTAAAACCCAAGTGtgctcctcccccacctcccactCTACGCAGCCTGCAACACTCCTACAGCGGTGACGGAGAGGAGCAGGTAGGAGGTGCACCTGTGGAAGTGAATGGAGACACATTAAAAGGTCACAGGTCAGGGCGAACGTCAGGAGGAGCGACGACGGGCAGACCGTCAGTGCCACCACCACAAGTGCCTCCtgcatcttcctcctccttttcctctgcttcttcttcttcttctgccacCACCAACACGACGCCCACCAAAATGGCCAACGGAGCCACCACCACTGCCTcgtcctcacacacagcaccaTCTGCCGGTTCCAAGGTGGCATTACGGCGAACCAGGCAGCAGGCGGAGAGGGTACCCCTGGAGCGGGTCAGCCGTGAAGCTCTGCTGGAGTGCGCTGAGTGCCTGAGCAGCGCCCTCCACGCCAGCGCCGAAAGCCCCTCCAGCAGCCAGGTGCTGGACGCTGGCCACCAGCTGCTAGACTACTGCTCAGGTTACGTGGACTGCATCCCTCAGATGAGGAACAAATTTGCCTTTCGAGAGGCGGTGGGGAAGCTGGAGCTCAGCCTGCAGGAACTGAGGGCCTCATCTTCAGGAGGAGGACTGAGCAATGTGGGGCCCAACACTGTACTGGACAACCTGCACAGCTGTATTAAAGAGATTAGTGACGTAGTACAGAGGTAG
- the abl2 gene encoding tyrosine-protein kinase ABL2 isoform X1: MGQQVGRVGEGTSTGLQPPQPHASQPHQGKGNRGSGAGRRPREPGSSTGTPPGRAAAVNVPDPGINIFTKHSEALHRPFGLDSAALTEAVRWSSKENLLGAAESDPNLFVALYDFVASGDNTLSITKGEKLRVLGYNQNGEWSEVRSKNGQGWVPSNYITPVNSLEKHSWYHGPVSRSAAEYLLSSLINGSFLVRESESSPGQLSISLRYEGRVYHYRINTASDGKVYVTSESRFATLAELVHHHSTVADGLVTTLHYPAPKCNKPTVYGVSPIHDKWEMERTDITMKHKLGGGQYGEVYVGVWKKYNLTVAVKTLKEDTMEVEEFLKEAAVMKEVKHPNLVQLLGVCTLEPPFYIVTEYMPHGNLLDYLRECDKEEVNAVVLLYMATQISSAMEYLEKKNFIHRDLAARNCLVGENHVVKVADFGLSRLMTGDTYTAHAGAKFPIKWTAPESLAYNTFSIKSDVWAFGVLLWEIATYGMSPYPGIDLSQVYDLLEKGYRMEQPEGCPPKVYELMRACWQWSPLDRPSFAEIHQAFETMFHDSSISEEVAEELCKTASSGHCGPLHSFSHDMPLLPSKARTPHKHTENKENIEGGLDGRTDHGTHSHSGWASLLGGDGRSGSSPALPRKQQPRDKSPSSLLEDAQDMGTFTRDRKAGFFSSFIKKKSSSSSSSSPSSQLQQNLPTPPKRSSSFREMETQPHKKYEPTADFSAPPPLPQSDSLGGFSASPSHSHGEPTQAQSRCCGAAFGQKPSGGGLASQVTSGSSWGGFAGFFTPRLIKKTLGLRTGKTTSSEEGGSIVGGPKPFPRSNSTSSMSAGLPDLERMALTLPRNRSAKPPLERTASTTSQPENGAARPSETLLRRMDEGTAQIRERPKAKLLPRGTAVGVRAPGVGGEVGESDSLSRVREGREESGGGLDRQQSWSSPSKSSGSSASSAAAGAPTHNHKVPVLISPTLKHSPADVHLVGLDSQGNRFKLLSEHQADRDRPRLVKPKCAPPPPPTLRSLQHSYSGDGEEQVGGAPVEVNGDTLKGHRSGRTSGGATTGRPSVPPPQVPPASSSSFSSASSSSSATTNTTPTKMANGATTTASSSHTAPSAGSKVALRRTRQQAERVPLERVSREALLECAECLSSALHASAESPSSSQVLDAGHQLLDYCSGYVDCIPQMRNKFAFREAVGKLELSLQELRASSSGGGLSNVGPNTVLDNLHSCIKEISDVVQR; this comes from the exons AAGCTCTGCACCGGCCGTTCGGCCTGGACTCTGCGGCGCTGACGGAGGCGGTGCGCTGGAGCTCCAAGGAGAACCTGCTGGGTGCGGCCGAGAGCGACCCTAACCTCTTCGTTGCACTTTATGACTTTGTCGCCAGCGGAGACAACACGCTCAGCATCACTAAAG GTGAGAAGCTGCGTGTGCTGGGCTACAACCAGAATGGAGAGTGGAGTGAAGTGCGCTCTAAGAACGGCCAGGGTTGGGTGCCCTCCAACTACATCACACCAGTCAACAGTCTGGAGAAGCATAGCTGGTACCACGGGCCCGTGTCTCGCAGCGCTGCAGAGTACCTGCTCTCATCCCTCATCAATGGGAGTTTTCTGGTCCGGGAAAGCGAGAGCAGCCCCGGACAGCTGTCCATATCCCTGCGTTATGAAGGGAGAGTGTACCACTACCGGATCAACACAGCCTCTGATGGAAAG GTGTATGTGACGTCCGAGAGCCGTTTTGCCACCCTGGCCGAGCTGGTCCACCACCACTCCACTGTAGCCGATGGCCTGGTCACCACATTGCACTACCCAGCACCCAAATGCAACAAGCCCACAGTGTACGGTGTGTCACCCATCCATGACAAGTGGGAGATGGAGCGCACAGACATCACCATGAAGCACAAGCTGGGAGGAGGCCAGTATGGGGAGGTGTATGTAGGAGTGTGGAAAAAGTACAACCTCACGGTGGCTGTCAAAACGCTCAAG GAGGACACCATGGAAGTTGAAGAATTTCTCAAAGAGGCAGCAGTTATGAAGGAGGTCAAACATCCAAACCTCGTTCAGCTTCTAG GTGTGTGCACATTGGAGCCTCCGTTTTATATTGTAACTGAGTACATGCCACACGGCAACCTACTGGACTACTTGAGAGAGTGTGACAAAGAGGAGGTGAATGCCGTGGTGCTGCTCTACATGGCCACACAGATCTCTTCTGCCATGGAATACCTGGAAAAGAAGAACTTCATACACAG GGATCTTGCGGCGAGGAACTGCCTGGTCGGGGAGAATCATGTTGTGAAGGTTGCAGACTTTGGCTTGAGCAGGTTAATGACTGGCGACACCTACACTGCTCACGCTGGGGCCAAATTTCCCATCAAATGGACCGCACCTGAGAGCCTTGCGTACAACACCTTCTCCATCAAGTCTGATGTCTGGG CATTTGGGGTGCTGCTGTGGGAAATTGCCACATATGGCATGTCTCCATATCCTGGCATCGATCTGTCTCAGGTCTATGACCTCCTGGAGAAAGGATACCGTATGGAACAACCTGAGGGATGTCCACCCAAAGTCTATGAACTCATGAGAGCAT GCTGGCAGTGGAGCCCATTGGACAGGCCTTCATTTGCAGAGATCCACCAAGCCTTCGAAACAATGTTCCATGACTCCAGCATCTCTGAAG AAGTAGCAGAGGAGCTCTGTAAGACAGCCTCCTCTGGTCACTGTGGACCATTGCACTCTTTCAGTCATGACATGCCCCTGCTGCCTTCCAAAGCTCGCACACCCCACaagcacacagaaaacaaggaaaacatcGAGGGTGGACTGGACGGACGCACTGACCACGGCACGCACAGCCACTCAG GCTGGGCTTCTTTGCTGGGAGGCGATGGACGATCAGGCAGCTCCCCAGCTCTGCCCAGAAAACAGCAGCCACGAGATAAATCTCCCAGCAGCCTTTTAGAGGATGCACAGGACATGGGCACATTTACACGAGACCGCAAGGCTGGTTTCTTTAGCTCCTTCATAAAGAAgaaatcctcctcctcttcttcatcctcaccatcctCGCAGCTCCAACAGAACCTCCCGACGCCACCCAAGAGGAGCAGTTCTTTTCGAGAGATGGAGACACAGCCTCACAAGAAATATGAACCCACTGCTGATTTCAGCGCTCCTCCTCCTTTGCCCCAGTCGGACAGTTTAGGGGgcttctctgcctctccttccCACTCCCATGGGGAGCCCACCCAGGCTCAGTCACGCTGCTGTGGGGCTGCTTTTGGACAGAAACCCTCTGGTGGAGGTCTTGCTTCACAGGTGACGAGCGGCAGCAGTTGGGGTGGGTTTGCTGGCTTTTTTACCCCCAGACTAATCAAAAAGACCCTTGGCCTACGGACAGGAAAGACAACCTCTTCTGAGGAGGGTGGAAGTATAGTTGGAGGGCCTAAACCCTTTCCTAGGTCCAATTCTACCTCCTCTATGTCGGCTGGGCTGCCAGACCTGGAGCGCATGGCTCTAACTTTACCCAGGAACCGCAGTGCTAAACCCCCTCTGGAGAGGACTGCCTCCACAACCTCTCAGCCGGAGAATGGGGCTGCACGGCCCTCAGAAACTCTGCTGAGGAGGATGGATGAGGGGACCGCACAGATCAGGGAAAGGCCCAAAGCTAAGCTACTACCCCGGGGGACTGCTGTAGGGGTGAGGGCACCAGGAGTTGGGGGGGAAGTGGGGGAATCGGACAGTCTCTCCCGGGTCAGGGAGGGTAGAGAGGAGAGTGGGGGAGGACTGGACAGGCAGCAGAGTTGGTCATCTCCCTCTAAGTCTTCTGGTTCGAGTGCatcctcagctgcagcaggtgcaCCGACTCACAACCACAAAGTTCCAGTCCTGATCTCCCCCACGCTGAAGCACAGCCCAGCTGACGTGCACCTGGTCGGGCTAGACTCTCAGGGGAACCGCTTCAAACTGCTGTCTGAGCACCAAGCAGACCGGGACAGGCCGCGGCTTGTAAAACCCAAGTGtgctcctcccccacctcccactCTACGCAGCCTGCAACACTCCTACAGCGGTGACGGAGAGGAGCAGGTAGGAGGTGCACCTGTGGAAGTGAATGGAGACACATTAAAAGGTCACAGGTCAGGGCGAACGTCAGGAGGAGCGACGACGGGCAGACCGTCAGTGCCACCACCACAAGTGCCTCCtgcatcttcctcctccttttcctctgcttcttcttcttcttctgccacCACCAACACGACGCCCACCAAAATGGCCAACGGAGCCACCACCACTGCCTcgtcctcacacacagcaccaTCTGCCGGTTCCAAGGTGGCATTACGGCGAACCAGGCAGCAGGCGGAGAGGGTACCCCTGGAGCGGGTCAGCCGTGAAGCTCTGCTGGAGTGCGCTGAGTGCCTGAGCAGCGCCCTCCACGCCAGCGCCGAAAGCCCCTCCAGCAGCCAGGTGCTGGACGCTGGCCACCAGCTGCTAGACTACTGCTCAGGTTACGTGGACTGCATCCCTCAGATGAGGAACAAATTTGCCTTTCGAGAGGCGGTGGGGAAGCTGGAGCTCAGCCTGCAGGAACTGAGGGCCTCATCTTCAGGAGGAGGACTGAGCAATGTGGGGCCCAACACTGTACTGGACAACCTGCACAGCTGTATTAAAGAGATTAGTGACGTAGTACAGAGGTAG
- the abl2 gene encoding tyrosine-protein kinase ABL2 isoform X4, which produces MLLRCLQASSSFEEEWAALSGHHRHTGFRQEAEPGQTALHRPFGLDSAALTEAVRWSSKENLLGAAESDPNLFVALYDFVASGDNTLSITKGEKLRVLGYNQNGEWSEVRSKNGQGWVPSNYITPVNSLEKHSWYHGPVSRSAAEYLLSSLINGSFLVRESESSPGQLSISLRYEGRVYHYRINTASDGKVYVTSESRFATLAELVHHHSTVADGLVTTLHYPAPKCNKPTVYGVSPIHDKWEMERTDITMKHKLGGGQYGEVYVGVWKKYNLTVAVKTLKEDTMEVEEFLKEAAVMKEVKHPNLVQLLGVCTLEPPFYIVTEYMPHGNLLDYLRECDKEEVNAVVLLYMATQISSAMEYLEKKNFIHRDLAARNCLVGENHVVKVADFGLSRLMTGDTYTAHAGAKFPIKWTAPESLAYNTFSIKSDVWAFGVLLWEIATYGMSPYPGIDLSQVYDLLEKGYRMEQPEGCPPKVYELMRACWQWSPLDRPSFAEIHQAFETMFHDSSISEEVAEELCKTASSGHCGPLHSFSHDMPLLPSKARTPHKHTENKENIEGGLDGRTDHGTHSHSGWASLLGGDGRSGSSPALPRKQQPRDKSPSSLLEDAQDMGTFTRDRKAGFFSSFIKKKSSSSSSSSPSSQLQQNLPTPPKRSSSFREMETQPHKKYEPTADFSAPPPLPQSDSLGGFSASPSHSHGEPTQAQSRCCGAAFGQKPSGGGLASQVTSGSSWGGFAGFFTPRLIKKTLGLRTGKTTSSEEGGSIVGGPKPFPRSNSTSSMSAGLPDLERMALTLPRNRSAKPPLERTASTTSQPENGAARPSETLLRRMDEGTAQIRERPKAKLLPRGTAVGVRAPGVGGEVGESDSLSRVREGREESGGGLDRQQSWSSPSKSSGSSASSAAAGAPTHNHKVPVLISPTLKHSPADVHLVGLDSQGNRFKLLSEHQADRDRPRLVKPKCAPPPPPTLRSLQHSYSGDGEEQVGGAPVEVNGDTLKGHRSGRTSGGATTGRPSVPPPQVPPASSSSFSSASSSSSATTNTTPTKMANGATTTASSSHTAPSAGSKVALRRTRQQAERVPLERVSREALLECAECLSSALHASAESPSSSQVLDAGHQLLDYCSGYVDCIPQMRNKFAFREAVGKLELSLQELRASSSGGGLSNVGPNTVLDNLHSCIKEISDVVQR; this is translated from the exons ATGCTTTTGAGGTGCCTTCAGGCAAGCAGCAGTTTTGAAGAAGAGTGGGCTGCTCTGAGCGGCCATCATCGCCACACAGGTTTCAGGCAAGAGGCTGAGCCtggacagacag CTCTGCACCGGCCGTTCGGCCTGGACTCTGCGGCGCTGACGGAGGCGGTGCGCTGGAGCTCCAAGGAGAACCTGCTGGGTGCGGCCGAGAGCGACCCTAACCTCTTCGTTGCACTTTATGACTTTGTCGCCAGCGGAGACAACACGCTCAGCATCACTAAAG GTGAGAAGCTGCGTGTGCTGGGCTACAACCAGAATGGAGAGTGGAGTGAAGTGCGCTCTAAGAACGGCCAGGGTTGGGTGCCCTCCAACTACATCACACCAGTCAACAGTCTGGAGAAGCATAGCTGGTACCACGGGCCCGTGTCTCGCAGCGCTGCAGAGTACCTGCTCTCATCCCTCATCAATGGGAGTTTTCTGGTCCGGGAAAGCGAGAGCAGCCCCGGACAGCTGTCCATATCCCTGCGTTATGAAGGGAGAGTGTACCACTACCGGATCAACACAGCCTCTGATGGAAAG GTGTATGTGACGTCCGAGAGCCGTTTTGCCACCCTGGCCGAGCTGGTCCACCACCACTCCACTGTAGCCGATGGCCTGGTCACCACATTGCACTACCCAGCACCCAAATGCAACAAGCCCACAGTGTACGGTGTGTCACCCATCCATGACAAGTGGGAGATGGAGCGCACAGACATCACCATGAAGCACAAGCTGGGAGGAGGCCAGTATGGGGAGGTGTATGTAGGAGTGTGGAAAAAGTACAACCTCACGGTGGCTGTCAAAACGCTCAAG GAGGACACCATGGAAGTTGAAGAATTTCTCAAAGAGGCAGCAGTTATGAAGGAGGTCAAACATCCAAACCTCGTTCAGCTTCTAG GTGTGTGCACATTGGAGCCTCCGTTTTATATTGTAACTGAGTACATGCCACACGGCAACCTACTGGACTACTTGAGAGAGTGTGACAAAGAGGAGGTGAATGCCGTGGTGCTGCTCTACATGGCCACACAGATCTCTTCTGCCATGGAATACCTGGAAAAGAAGAACTTCATACACAG GGATCTTGCGGCGAGGAACTGCCTGGTCGGGGAGAATCATGTTGTGAAGGTTGCAGACTTTGGCTTGAGCAGGTTAATGACTGGCGACACCTACACTGCTCACGCTGGGGCCAAATTTCCCATCAAATGGACCGCACCTGAGAGCCTTGCGTACAACACCTTCTCCATCAAGTCTGATGTCTGGG CATTTGGGGTGCTGCTGTGGGAAATTGCCACATATGGCATGTCTCCATATCCTGGCATCGATCTGTCTCAGGTCTATGACCTCCTGGAGAAAGGATACCGTATGGAACAACCTGAGGGATGTCCACCCAAAGTCTATGAACTCATGAGAGCAT GCTGGCAGTGGAGCCCATTGGACAGGCCTTCATTTGCAGAGATCCACCAAGCCTTCGAAACAATGTTCCATGACTCCAGCATCTCTGAAG AAGTAGCAGAGGAGCTCTGTAAGACAGCCTCCTCTGGTCACTGTGGACCATTGCACTCTTTCAGTCATGACATGCCCCTGCTGCCTTCCAAAGCTCGCACACCCCACaagcacacagaaaacaaggaaaacatcGAGGGTGGACTGGACGGACGCACTGACCACGGCACGCACAGCCACTCAG GCTGGGCTTCTTTGCTGGGAGGCGATGGACGATCAGGCAGCTCCCCAGCTCTGCCCAGAAAACAGCAGCCACGAGATAAATCTCCCAGCAGCCTTTTAGAGGATGCACAGGACATGGGCACATTTACACGAGACCGCAAGGCTGGTTTCTTTAGCTCCTTCATAAAGAAgaaatcctcctcctcttcttcatcctcaccatcctCGCAGCTCCAACAGAACCTCCCGACGCCACCCAAGAGGAGCAGTTCTTTTCGAGAGATGGAGACACAGCCTCACAAGAAATATGAACCCACTGCTGATTTCAGCGCTCCTCCTCCTTTGCCCCAGTCGGACAGTTTAGGGGgcttctctgcctctccttccCACTCCCATGGGGAGCCCACCCAGGCTCAGTCACGCTGCTGTGGGGCTGCTTTTGGACAGAAACCCTCTGGTGGAGGTCTTGCTTCACAGGTGACGAGCGGCAGCAGTTGGGGTGGGTTTGCTGGCTTTTTTACCCCCAGACTAATCAAAAAGACCCTTGGCCTACGGACAGGAAAGACAACCTCTTCTGAGGAGGGTGGAAGTATAGTTGGAGGGCCTAAACCCTTTCCTAGGTCCAATTCTACCTCCTCTATGTCGGCTGGGCTGCCAGACCTGGAGCGCATGGCTCTAACTTTACCCAGGAACCGCAGTGCTAAACCCCCTCTGGAGAGGACTGCCTCCACAACCTCTCAGCCGGAGAATGGGGCTGCACGGCCCTCAGAAACTCTGCTGAGGAGGATGGATGAGGGGACCGCACAGATCAGGGAAAGGCCCAAAGCTAAGCTACTACCCCGGGGGACTGCTGTAGGGGTGAGGGCACCAGGAGTTGGGGGGGAAGTGGGGGAATCGGACAGTCTCTCCCGGGTCAGGGAGGGTAGAGAGGAGAGTGGGGGAGGACTGGACAGGCAGCAGAGTTGGTCATCTCCCTCTAAGTCTTCTGGTTCGAGTGCatcctcagctgcagcaggtgcaCCGACTCACAACCACAAAGTTCCAGTCCTGATCTCCCCCACGCTGAAGCACAGCCCAGCTGACGTGCACCTGGTCGGGCTAGACTCTCAGGGGAACCGCTTCAAACTGCTGTCTGAGCACCAAGCAGACCGGGACAGGCCGCGGCTTGTAAAACCCAAGTGtgctcctcccccacctcccactCTACGCAGCCTGCAACACTCCTACAGCGGTGACGGAGAGGAGCAGGTAGGAGGTGCACCTGTGGAAGTGAATGGAGACACATTAAAAGGTCACAGGTCAGGGCGAACGTCAGGAGGAGCGACGACGGGCAGACCGTCAGTGCCACCACCACAAGTGCCTCCtgcatcttcctcctccttttcctctgcttcttcttcttcttctgccacCACCAACACGACGCCCACCAAAATGGCCAACGGAGCCACCACCACTGCCTcgtcctcacacacagcaccaTCTGCCGGTTCCAAGGTGGCATTACGGCGAACCAGGCAGCAGGCGGAGAGGGTACCCCTGGAGCGGGTCAGCCGTGAAGCTCTGCTGGAGTGCGCTGAGTGCCTGAGCAGCGCCCTCCACGCCAGCGCCGAAAGCCCCTCCAGCAGCCAGGTGCTGGACGCTGGCCACCAGCTGCTAGACTACTGCTCAGGTTACGTGGACTGCATCCCTCAGATGAGGAACAAATTTGCCTTTCGAGAGGCGGTGGGGAAGCTGGAGCTCAGCCTGCAGGAACTGAGGGCCTCATCTTCAGGAGGAGGACTGAGCAATGTGGGGCCCAACACTGTACTGGACAACCTGCACAGCTGTATTAAAGAGATTAGTGACGTAGTACAGAGGTAG